AACGCTCGTACGACGAAACCAACGCCTTCGTAAGGGCAATCAACAGGCGCAGCGGCATCGACTTTGTCGTGCACGGCGGCGATATCGCCGACTTCGGCATGACCAAGGAGTACGTATGGATGCACGACATCCTGAAAAAGCTCAAGGTGCCCTACGTTGCCGTCATTGGCAACCACGACATCCTCGGCCATGGTAAGGAGGTGTACCGCTCCATCTACGGCGACTACAACTTCTCCTTTGTCTTCAAGCAAACCAAGTTCCTCTTCCTCAATACCAACGCGCTGGAGTTCGACTACTCCACGCCAATCCCCGACTACGGCTTCATCCTCAAGGAACTCGGCCGTACCGACCAGAGCTACGCCTACACCATCCCCGTAATGCACGTCGAGCCCTTCGACCTGGAGTTCAACAACAACACCGCTAGCTACTTCGAGAGCCTGCTGCTGAAGTTCCCCAACCCGCTATTCTGCCTTCACGCCCACGCCCATTCGCTGATGAAGTCCGACTTCTTCAACGACGGCCTCATCTACTACGGCTGCGACGATATCCAAGACCGCAGCTACATGCTCTTCACCCTCGTCAGGGGGACTTACACCTACGAGGTCGTTCATTTCTAATCCAACCGTACCATGCGAAAAATTCTACTAACCATCGTTACGCTAGCGGTAGGCCTGTCGGCCGCCGGACAAATCGACAAGGACCTCAAGCAGGAGTACGTTTCGGCCTGGAGCAAGCTCATCCCAACCCACCTAAAGCTGCAGTACGCTGGCGATATGGGCACCCTCTCCGCGGGGCCTGGCTGGGATTACGGCAGCCACCGCACCTGGGAGACCAACCTCTTCGTGGGCTTCCTCCGCTCAACCAGCCAAAGCCCCACCCACCTCACCGTCACCCTGAAGCAGGCCTACAAGCCCTTCCACCTCAGCCTCGGCCAGCGCTGCAGCATCGAGCCCATCACCGGCGGCATCTACATGACCAAGCTCTTCGGGCAGTACTTCTGGGAGAAGCTGCCCGACCGCTATCCCAACGGCTACTACTTCTGGGCGCTCAACACCCGTTTCAACGTATTTCTCGGGCAAAGCGTAACCTATAGGTTCTCGAAGTACCTCGATGGCGACTCCTTCTCCCTCTTCTACGAGTTCAACACCAACGACCTCTACATCATCTCCGCCGTCAAGAACCGCTACCTCGGGCTCCGCGACATCATCAACCTCTCCTTTGGCGCCAAGTTCACCTTCCTCTAGCCCGAAGGGGGAGGAGCTGGGGATTTCGCTTTTACAATCAAAAAAAAACGATTATTAGAAGAATTACCAACCAACGGCGGACAGGCTTACTGGTGCAGAATAACGTACCCCGTAAATACCATGGCGCAGCCATACCAGACTGGCACGAATTCTGTTCGAGTGAGCGGAGCTGCTACTACGCCAATTAGCGCAACAGCGATGAAAGGACTAGAAGCAATCATTTGAGATGGTGACATCCCACCGCGACCGAGCGAGTTAATTTGTGCCAAGGGTTTTTGGTCCTTTTTGCCCTACAAAAAGGACAGATAAGAAGTTGAAATTCTCTTTATTGAGTTCTAGCCTCTGCTAAATACGGTGTCTGTATTTTTTTAAGCGAAACGAGTATGAATGCAGTAATTCACCAAAAAGTTGATGAACGACTGCGATGCGAGTTGCATGTGACCATTAAAAAGACAATTACTTTCACATGAATTTCTTCGGGGATCTTCCTGCCTACCCTAGCATCCCCTCTATTTTTCTACCGGCGCTTGCTCGTTTTAGCTCTAATTTATACCTTTAGCCCAAGCACGTAAGTCGCACACCCAATAAAACCTAACCTGTATGGCCAGCACCTCCGAAACCGGGCACGCCAAAAACGTCGACAACCTAGGCCTGCTCAACGTCCACATCGCCAGCTATGGCGCCAAGTACAACCCCAGCAACCCCGCCATTGCCTATTCCGCCCTCGTACAGCTCGAGGCCGACGCCCGCCAAGCCGTCGACGGCGTTAGCCTAGCCGTAGCCCGCTTTCAGCATGCCGCCGCCAGCCGCGATGCCGCCTTTCGCGAGCTACTCCCCACCACCACCCGCGCCATCAACACCCTGAAGGCCTCCACCACCTCCAGCCATACCGTTGCCAACGCCAAAACCATCGTGCGCCGCCTCCGGGGCAAGCGCGCCAAACCCATAGCCACCAAGGCTGCCGATGCCGCCATCCCCGATACCCCTCAACCCCAGCATCACTCCGTATCGCACCTCAGCTTCAGCAGCCGGGCCGACAGCTTCGACGAGCTTATCTCCCTGCTCGCCTCCATCCCCGAGTACAGCCCCAACGAGCAGGCCCTTACGCTGGACGCCCTCCGCGCCATTCTCCAACGGCTGCGCAGCAGCATCGATGCCTGCAACAGCGCCGCCGCCTACCTCTCCGCCGCCCGCAGCACCCGCAACCGGCTGCTCTACGATCCCAGCACCGGCGTGCTCGCCGCCGCCAAGGCTGCCAAAGCCTACATTCGCGCCCTGTTCGGAGGCACCAGCCCCGAGTTCAAGGAGGCAAGCAAGGTGAAGTTTAAGCTGCTCCTTCGTTAACCCCCAGCATTAGCCCGCATTCTTCCCTCTTTGAGGGGCTGATGACGGCCAATGCTCCTCGATTCCTCGGCAGCGCCCGCTGTAGGAGCCTCTTCAGCCAAGGAAATGCCTTTTCCCCCTTATGGTGTAAGCCTCTGCATTAAGGTAATCGCTGTATGCTTTGGGATAGTAGCCATTAGCATTTAGATAATAGGCTTATGCATTTGGATAATGAAGACTTGCTTTTAGATAATAGGCTTATGCATTTAGATAATGAAGACCTGCTTGGGGATAATAGCTTTATGCATTTGGATAATGAAGATCAGCTCTGGGATAATAGCCTTATGCATTTGGATAATGAAGGGCTGCTTCGGGATAATAGACTTTTGCATTTAGATAATAGAGACCTGCTTGGGGATAATTGCTTTATGTATTTAGATAATGAAGACTTGCTCTGAGATAATAGCTTTATGCATTTAGATAATAAAGACCTGCTATAGGATAATAACCTTATGCATTTAGATAATGAAGATATGCTTTAGGATAAAGAGCTTCCGCTCTCCGCTATTATCTTACCCTGCCTCTACCTATTTCAGCATGGTGGAGTAGGGGATCGGCCGTGCACTCATATATTGGGGGTTGCTTCTTTGTGCACGCTATCTTCCCGTGCAATTTTGCTTATGTTCTCTTGCCAACGCCAGCCTTGCTGTCAGAGGCTGCATTTGCCAGCTGTACCCTGCCAAAACGGTTAAGGGAGCGGCAATGCTTTACCGCTCCCTTAACCGTTGTTCTGTTGCGCATGGCACCTGCCGCTAGCGCTTTTTCAGCTCCTTGTCGATGTACACCAGCCCACCGCCGTCGCCAACCCGCTTCAGCTTGTCGATAATGGCTTGAGCGTTCTTCTCCTCCTCAACCTGCTCGTCAACGTACCACCTTAGAAGGTTTTGGGTTGCGTAGTCCTTCTCCAGAACGGCAATGTCCATTAGGTTGTGGATAAGGCTGGTCACCTTTAGCTCGTGCGCTAGTGCCTCTTCGAATGCGTCAAGCGGAGTTGCCCACGTTTGCGGAACCTCCTTAATGGCGTGAAGCCTAACCGTCCCCGACCTGTCGTTAATGTAGTCGAGGAACTTCAGCGCGTGCTCCGTCTCCTCCTTGTACTGCACCCTAAACCAGTGGGCAAACCCCTCAAACCCCTTATTCTCGAAATCGGCCGACATGGAAAGGTAAAGGAATGCCGACCAAAGTTCGGCATTGATTTGGTCGTTCAACGCATCTAACATTTTGCTGCTTATCATAGTCGTAGAGTTTAATAGTAATACTACGTTTAACTCGCCTAAATGTTTATAAGAGCCGCTAGTAAGTCGATGAAGCACCTTCGTTGCCCAATTCAGATAGGTTGAAGCGATGTTGCGATATTTGTTCACAGCCTCTAGCGCGCAAAAGAAAAAGGGAAGATTCCCATCTTCCCTTTACCAATTAAACAAACTGCTACAAAATTATATCAAACCAGTATTCATATTTATCCTTTCCTAAATCGGTTGATGCCGCTAGAGGTCTTCGAGCACTGCAAACTCGAACGATGCCTCCTCTTCCACATTAATAAGCCCGTATATCCATTGGGGTTCAAGCCTAGGTATAAGCTTCGAAAGGTTTGCCTGAAGATTGCCCAAGCCTAGCTGGCAATTCTTTTCGGCTATAGCCTCCATTATTCTTGACGTTGTCGAATTGTTGCTCATCATCTCGTTGTCTGTAGTTAGTTGTACGTAAGCCTTTTTGTTTGCCGATTTTGCATCTCGGGTTTGGCAAAAGTATCTGGAAAAACGAATCAGCCAAAATAAAAATGTTAAATCAACCTTTTGCTAATCAATTTATTGTGTAGGGCGTTTTGATGTTTTAATATGAAGGCAATACTTAGGTTAACATAATGAATTGTAATGTAATGTTGCCGATTGTACCTGTAATCTTCACTTTTATAACGATTTGTATCGATATGTTTACGATTTAAAGCTACTCCTGATGAAGCCTGCGCTAGGGTTTTACGGATAATGGACCTTGGCGTTAAATGTTTGTTGTGGCTGCTTAAGCTATTGGAGAAGGCGAATTGATTGGATGGGTGAATGAGTTTGCTGCCAATTTCCTTTTCCTATAAGATGAGTAGATAAATTGGTTAATTTAGAGGCTTTCATTAGAAATAAGCAATGCGTATACTCCATACATCCGACTGGCATTTGGGAAAGCGCCTCGACGACTTCTCTCGCTTGGACGAGCAGCGTGAGGTGCTTGACGAGATTGTAGAAATAGCCAACGAGCAAGACGTTGATGCCGTGCTCATAGCAGGCGACCTGTTTGATACCTACAATCCCCCTACCGAAGCGGTTGATCTCTTCTACCGATGCTTAAAGAGGCTAACCAATAACGGTACCCGCCCTGTTATTGCCATTGCTGGTAATCACGATTCGCCCGATCGCATTGAGTCTCCCGATCCTTTGGCGCGCGAATGCGGCATTGTTTTTATCGGATATCCCAATACGGTTATTCCACTCTTCGAATTGGAGTCGGGATTTAAGGTGCTGCAGTCGGCAGAGGGATTTGTTGAGCTGCAGCTGCCCCGATGCAACGAGCCTCTTCGAATACTGCATACCGCTTACGCCAATGAGTTTCGGATGAAGACATATCTTGGAACGGAAAACAACGAGCAGCAGCTGCGCGATATGCTAGCCACAAGATGGGAGAATCAGGTAGCTGGCTATTGCGATAGTCTGGGATGCAATATTCTTGTAAGCCATCTCTTTTTTATAAAGGAGGGGGCGGATTTACCCGAAGAACCAGAGGATGAAAAGCCAATCCTGCACGTTGGAGGTGCGCAAGCCATCTTTACAGGAAACGTTCCAGAAGGAGTTCATTACGTTGCTCTTGGGCATCTACATCGCAAGCAGATTGTTGATAGCGCTCCTTGTCCGATTGTGTACTCTGGTAGCCCATTGTCATACTCCTTTGCAGAAGCTAATCAAGGCAAGTACGTAATGATAGCTGACATGGAGGTTGGGCGAAACGTTGCTGTTAAGGAGATTGCGCTGGCTAAGGGTAAACGATTGCTTCGTTACAGGGCTGATGGTGTTGAAAAGGCTATTGAGTGGTTAAGAGATAATCCAGATGCACTTGTGGAACTTACGCTTGTATCCGACACCTACATTACGGCGCAGGAGCGAAAACAGCTAATCGAGGTTCATCCTAATATAATAAGTATAATACCCGATATAAAATCGAAGGAGTTGATAGCTTCGGACAGGAGTACGGCTGATCTTAGCAAGAATACCGAAGAGCTTTTTCGGGACTACTTTATGAAGGAGAAGGGGCAAGAGCCTAGCGACTCGTTGATGAGCTTATTTAAGGAAATGTTGGCAGAGGAGGAAGCGTAATGATACCAGTAAGACTAACCCTAGAGGGATTATATTCCTACCAGAAAAGGCAAACCATCGACTTTACAAGGTTAACTGCCGCCAATATTTTCGGAATTTTTGGTCAGGTGGGTAGCGGGAAGTCGTCTATCTTGGAAGCGATCAGCTATGCGATATATGGCGATACCGAGAGGCTAAATAGCAAGGAGGGTAGGGGCTATAACATGATGAACTTGAAGTCGGATAGCCTGCTTATCGAATTTGAGTTCGTCTCTGGAATCAACCATAAGAGCTATTTGGTTATTGTTTCGGCTCGACGTAATTCTAAGCGGTTCGAAGATGTAAAGACGATTGAACGTAAGGCTTTTGTTGATGATGGTGGTGACTGGAAGCCTGTAGAGTTGTCATCTTTAGAGGAGGCAATTGGATTAAGCTACGCCAACTTTAAGCGTACTATCATCATACCTCAAGGACGGTTTCAGGAGTTTTTGCAGCTCGATAAGAAAGAGCGTACCAACATGATGAAGGAGCTCTTTAACCTCGAGAAGTACGATCTCTTTAGGAAGGCTGCCTCGTTGGATAAGCGCAATAACGATAAGCGTCAGTTCCTGGAAGGGCAGCTGTCGTCGTTAGGTGATGTTAGCGCTGAGCAGATTGACCAATTAAAGGAGCTGCTAAGCCAATATCAGGATCTTGCTAAGGCGCTATCTGCCGAACTCGAGCAAAAGCGTAAAGAACTCGAGGTGTGGAAGAGGCTAAAGGAGCTAAACATCAAAAAGGAAAAGCTACTTGCCGAC
This window of the uncultured Acetobacteroides sp. genome carries:
- a CDS encoding metallophosphoesterase — encoded protein: MNVLLRLAAALFAIAFCSSCDMIEYHPYDVSLCRKYSSINSKNIQRIVASAAASSDDTIRFALMGDTQRSYDETNAFVRAINRRSGIDFVVHGGDIADFGMTKEYVWMHDILKKLKVPYVAVIGNHDILGHGKEVYRSIYGDYNFSFVFKQTKFLFLNTNALEFDYSTPIPDYGFILKELGRTDQSYAYTIPVMHVEPFDLEFNNNTASYFESLLLKFPNPLFCLHAHAHSLMKSDFFNDGLIYYGCDDIQDRSYMLFTLVRGTYTYEVVHF
- a CDS encoding ferritin, which encodes MISSKMLDALNDQINAELWSAFLYLSMSADFENKGFEGFAHWFRVQYKEETEHALKFLDYINDRSGTVRLHAIKEVPQTWATPLDAFEEALAHELKVTSLIHNLMDIAVLEKDYATQNLLRWYVDEQVEEEKNAQAIIDKLKRVGDGGGLVYIDKELKKR
- a CDS encoding exonuclease SbcCD subunit D, whose amino-acid sequence is MRILHTSDWHLGKRLDDFSRLDEQREVLDEIVEIANEQDVDAVLIAGDLFDTYNPPTEAVDLFYRCLKRLTNNGTRPVIAIAGNHDSPDRIESPDPLARECGIVFIGYPNTVIPLFELESGFKVLQSAEGFVELQLPRCNEPLRILHTAYANEFRMKTYLGTENNEQQLRDMLATRWENQVAGYCDSLGCNILVSHLFFIKEGADLPEEPEDEKPILHVGGAQAIFTGNVPEGVHYVALGHLHRKQIVDSAPCPIVYSGSPLSYSFAEANQGKYVMIADMEVGRNVAVKEIALAKGKRLLRYRADGVEKAIEWLRDNPDALVELTLVSDTYITAQERKQLIEVHPNIISIIPDIKSKELIASDRSTADLSKNTEELFRDYFMKEKGQEPSDSLMSLFKEMLAEEEA